From a single Columba livia isolate bColLiv1 breed racing homer chromosome 19, bColLiv1.pat.W.v2, whole genome shotgun sequence genomic region:
- the ZDHHC12 gene encoding palmitoyltransferase ZDHHC12 isoform X1, with protein MGPILSCQHLPGPAAALTNQPSSAPDGPVPARWPRPPFRAAAAMGPAGRWVRAAHTALSGALALGLFLHRTDLQKQEERGELLRPLLFVSLVVCSVLLYFKVSLMDPGFVKAEEEEQGGKSEDQSMMIPQVPSNVKMQLCGYCMVRQPMRAKHCQLCQHCVRRYDHHCPWIENCVGEKNHRLFVVYLSVQLVVLLWGVHIAWSGLYFEQSWHWLRHNILLLVSFLLIVIFTIVVLLLLVSHLYLISCNTTTWEFMSHHRISYLRHSELENPFDQGIILNLWRFFCSCHLTAWEKIYFHRINEPV; from the exons ATGGGGCCGATCCTGAGCTGCCAGCAcctccccggccccgctgccgcccTCACGAACCAGCCCAGCTCGGCCCCGGACGGGCCCGTTCCCGCCCGTTGGCCCCGCCCGCCCTTCCGCGCCGCGGCCGCCATGGGCCCGGCCGGGCGCTGGGTGCGGGCGGCGCACACGGCGCTGAGCGGGGCGCTGGcgctggggctgttcctgcacCGCACGG ATCTGCAAAAGCAGGAGGAGCGCGGGGAGCTGCTGCGGCCGCTGCTCTTCGTCTCGCTGGTGGTGTGTTCCGTGCTGCTCTACTTCAAGGTGTCTCTCATGGACCCGGGGTTCGTCAAGGCTGAAGAAGAAGAGCAG gGAGGCAAGAGTGAAGACCAAAGCATGATGATACCCCAAGTTCCAAGCAACGTTAAGATGCAGCTCTGCGGTTACTGCATGGTGAGG cagcCCATGCGAGCCAAGCActgccagctgtgccagcactgCGTGCGGCGTTACGACCACCACTGCCCCTGGATCGAGAACTGCGTAGGAGAGAAGAACCACCGGCTTTTCGTGGTGTACCTGAGCGTGCAGCTCgtggtgctgctgtggggagtTCACATCGCTTG GTCAGGCCTCTATTTTGAACAGTCCTGGCACTGGCTGCGGCACAACATTCTCCTCCTCGTGTCCTTCCTCCTGATCGTCATATTCACCATCgttgtcctgctgctgcttgtgtcCCACCTCTACCTGATCTCCTGCAACACCACCACCTGGGAATTCATGTCACACCATCGCATCTCCTACCTGCGACACTCAGAGCTGGAGAATCCCTTTGACCAAGGGATAATCCTCAATCTCTGGAGATTCTTCTGTTCATGCCACCTCACTGCATGGGAGAAAATCTATTTTCACAGGATCAATGAGCCTGTCTAG
- the ZDHHC12 gene encoding palmitoyltransferase ZDHHC12 isoform X2 codes for MGPILSCQHLPGPAAALTNQPSSAPDGPVPARWPRPPFRAAAAMGPAGRWVRAAHTALSGALALGLFLHRTDLQKQEERGELLRPLLFVSLVVCSVLLYFKVSLMDPGFVKAEEEEQGGKSEDQSMMIPQVPSNVKMQLCGYCMQPMRAKHCQLCQHCVRRYDHHCPWIENCVGEKNHRLFVVYLSVQLVVLLWGVHIAWSGLYFEQSWHWLRHNILLLVSFLLIVIFTIVVLLLLVSHLYLISCNTTTWEFMSHHRISYLRHSELENPFDQGIILNLWRFFCSCHLTAWEKIYFHRINEPV; via the exons ATGGGGCCGATCCTGAGCTGCCAGCAcctccccggccccgctgccgcccTCACGAACCAGCCCAGCTCGGCCCCGGACGGGCCCGTTCCCGCCCGTTGGCCCCGCCCGCCCTTCCGCGCCGCGGCCGCCATGGGCCCGGCCGGGCGCTGGGTGCGGGCGGCGCACACGGCGCTGAGCGGGGCGCTGGcgctggggctgttcctgcacCGCACGG ATCTGCAAAAGCAGGAGGAGCGCGGGGAGCTGCTGCGGCCGCTGCTCTTCGTCTCGCTGGTGGTGTGTTCCGTGCTGCTCTACTTCAAGGTGTCTCTCATGGACCCGGGGTTCGTCAAGGCTGAAGAAGAAGAGCAG gGAGGCAAGAGTGAAGACCAAAGCATGATGATACCCCAAGTTCCAAGCAACGTTAAGATGCAGCTCTGCGGTTACTGCATG cagcCCATGCGAGCCAAGCActgccagctgtgccagcactgCGTGCGGCGTTACGACCACCACTGCCCCTGGATCGAGAACTGCGTAGGAGAGAAGAACCACCGGCTTTTCGTGGTGTACCTGAGCGTGCAGCTCgtggtgctgctgtggggagtTCACATCGCTTG GTCAGGCCTCTATTTTGAACAGTCCTGGCACTGGCTGCGGCACAACATTCTCCTCCTCGTGTCCTTCCTCCTGATCGTCATATTCACCATCgttgtcctgctgctgcttgtgtcCCACCTCTACCTGATCTCCTGCAACACCACCACCTGGGAATTCATGTCACACCATCGCATCTCCTACCTGCGACACTCAGAGCTGGAGAATCCCTTTGACCAAGGGATAATCCTCAATCTCTGGAGATTCTTCTGTTCATGCCACCTCACTGCATGGGAGAAAATCTATTTTCACAGGATCAATGAGCCTGTCTAG
- the PKN3 gene encoding serine/threonine-protein kinase N3 encodes MAAGTPQGSCLLQLGNGVNLMDPSFQQKLEGEKELLRRAIQKELKIKEGAENLRKATTDRKNLVHIEHVLKSSNRKLEQLHWELQELNARIVITDKEERKTDGSVSPDPCLWERNPDPMARKVEALKKQLHVEMKVKQGAENMIQMYSTSKERKLLATAQQMLQDSKTKIEIIRMHIVKVSQSAAGMEDTVDPAVRMGTTISALELRIEELRHHLRIEAAVAEGAKNVLKILGGSRVQDRKFLAEAQGRLQESSQKIDLLRLSLEHQLSELSPDHPKRSLIKQELVNTSSLGAQHGNVQPTSVIKPTALTGTLEVRLMGCQDLLENVPGRSRMTSSSPIVGSPSDLRALSRTRVGLGIHGRGVAGKYLRNEEPCNEVLAVLKVDNKVVGQTNWGPVNNQAWDQSFVIELDRSRELEIAIYWRDWRELCAVKFLRLDDFLDNERHGMCLSLEPQGLLFAEVMFCNPVIERKPKLQRQKRIFPKQKGKEFLRAPQMNINVAAWGRLMMSFLPPCSSMNPLSPPLHDPIHTDFSPDSPQSRVDSVSKLSSGFPGAKVTSADEAPPKPPRLFLMANSKESTPSPADSPCLKRLHVEKSCGSALTEFPVPASPRKRTVQLGDFHCIAMLGRGHFGKVLLAQYKPTGKLYAIKALKKKDIISRDELDSLNCEKRIFEVVNSSDHPFLVNMFACFQTPHHACFVMEYTPGGDLMMRIHEDVFPEHVARFYAACVVLGLQFLHEKKIVYRDLKLDNLLLDAEGFVKIADFGLCKEGIGFGDRTNTFCGTPEFLAPEVLTDISYTRAVDWWGLGVLIYEMLVGESPFPGDDEEEVFDSIVNDEVRYPRFLSSEALSIIRKLLRKCPERRLGAGEKDAEEIKIQAFFKEINWDALFARALKPPFVPTLRDPADVSNFDEEFTSQKPILTPPEEASLLTRKEQTVFKDFDFVSRHLLDV; translated from the exons ATGGCGGCGGGGACCCCACAG GGCAGCTGCCTCTTGCAGCTGGGCAATGGAGTGAACTTAATGGATCCAAGCTTCCAGCAAAAACTGGAGGGTGAGAAGGAGCTCCTCCGCCGTGCTATACAGAAAGAACTGAAGATTAAAGAGGGAGCAGAAAACCTGCGCAAAGCAACAACAGACAGAAAGAATCTTGTCCATATAGAGCATGTGCTGAAATCTTCCAACCGAAAACTGGAGCAGCTGCATTGGGAACTTCAGGAGCTTAATGCAAGGATTGTAATAACAGacaaagaggagaggaagacaG ATGGATCTGTATCTCCAGATCCTTGTCTCTGGGAAAGAAACCCGGACCCCATGGCACGGAAGGTTGAAGCTCTGAAAAAGCAGCTGCACGTTGAAATGAAAGTGAAACAAGGAGCTGAGAACATGATCCAAATGTATTCAACATCCAAG GAGCGGAAGCTGCTGGCTACAGCTCAACAGATGCTTCAGGACAGCAAGACAAAGATTGAAATAATCCGCATGCACATTGTGAAAGTATCACAGTCAGCAGCAGGGATGGAAGATACAGTGGATCCAGCAG TGAGGATGGGGACCACGATCAGTGCTTTGGAGCTGCGTATCGAGGAGCTGAGACATCACCTGCGCATCGAAGCTGCTGTAGCTGAGGGGGCAAAAAATGTGCTGAAGATCCTAGGAGGGAGTCGGGTACAGGATCGCAAGTTTTTGGCTGAG GCTCAGGGTCGTTTGCAGGAGTCCTCTCAGAAGATTGACTTGCTGCGCTTGTCCTTGGAACATCAGCTTAGTGAGCTTTCTCCTGATCACCCAAAAAGATCACTCATCAAGCAGGAACTAGTAAATACCTCCTCCCTGGGAGCTCAGCATGGCAACGTCCAACCCACTTCAGTCATTAAACCTACAGCCCTCACAG GAACACTGGAAGTGAGACTAATGGGGTGTCAGGATCTATTGGAAAACGTTCCAGGCCGTTCCCGAATGACTAGTTCTTCTCCCATTGTTGGCAGCCCAAGCGATTTGAGGGCTCTCTCCCGAACGCGAGTTGGCCTGGGTATCCATGGCCGTGGTGTTGCAGGAAAGTACCTGCGGAACGAAGAGCCATGTA ATGAGGTCCTTGCTGTGCTCAAAGTGGACAATAAAGTGGTTGGCCAAACAAACTGGGGACCAGTTAATAACCAGGCATGGGACCAGAGCTTTGTCATTGAGTTAGATCGG TCTCGCGAGCTGGAAATTGCAATTTATTGGAGGGACTGGAGAGAACTCTGTGCAGTGAAGTTTTTACGTTTGGATGATTTCCTTGATAATGAACGTCACGGGATGTGCCTCTCCCTTGAGCCCCAAGGACTGCTTTTTGCAGAG GTGATGTTCTGTAATCCTGTCATTGAGAGAAAGCCAAAACTGCAGCGACAGAAGCGCATTTTCCCCAAACAGAAAG GGAAGGAATTTCTTCGAGCTCCTCAAATGAACATAAACGTTGCTGCTTGGGGTCGCCTGATGATGAGTTTCCTCCCTCCGTGTAGCTCCATGAACCCTCTGAGTCCCCCACTCCACGATCCCATTCACACAGACTTTTCTCCAGACTCCCCACAAAGTCGTGTTGATTCAGTGTCCAAACTGAGCAG TGGCTTTCCGGGGGCTAAGGTTACGTCTGCTGACGAAGCACCACCCAAGCCTCCACGTCTTTTCCTGATGGCCAACTCCAAAGAATCAACACCATCTCCTGCAGATTCTCCG TGTCTGAAGAGGCTGCATGTTGAGAAGTCTTGCGGCTCTGCTCTAACAGAATTTCCAGTCCCGGCATCTCCAAG GAAAAGGACAGTTCAGCTTGGGGATTTTCACTGCATCGCTATGTTGGGACGTGGCCACTTCGGGAAG gtgCTGCTGGCCCAATACAAGCCAACGGGGAAGCTGTATGCTATCAAAGCcttgaagaaaaaagatattattAGTAGAGATGAACTTGATAG CTTGAACTGTGAGAAGCGAATATTTGAAGTGGTCAATTCTTCTGATCACCCGTTCCTTGTGAACATGTTTGCGTGTTTCCAGACACCTCATCACGCTTGTTTTGTGATGGAATACACTCCAGGTGGTGATCTTATGATGCGCATCCATGAAGATGTCTTTCCGGAGCATGTGGCACG GTTTTATGCAGCCTGCGTAGTCTTGGGGCTCCAGTTCTTGCATGAGAAGAAAATTGTTTATAG GGACCTGAAATTGGATAATCTCCTTTTAGATGCTGAAGGGTTTGTGAAGATCGCAGATTTTGGGTTGTGTAAGGAAG GAATAGGTTTTGGAGACCGCACAAACACCTTCTGTGGCACCCCTGAATTTCTGGCTCCAGAAGTCCTGACGGACATCTCGTACACGCGGGCAGTGGACTGGTGGGGACTGGGTGTGCTCATTTATGAGATGCTCGTTGGTGAG TCACCATTCCCTGGAGATGACGAGGAAGAAGTCTTCGACAGTATTGTCAACGATGAAGTCCGGTATCCACGATTCCTTTCATCTGAGGCGCTTTCTATAATCCGTAAG CTTCTTCGGAAATGTCCAGAGCGTAgactgggagcaggggaaaaAGATGCAGAAGAGATTAAAATCCAGGCCTTTTTTAAG GAAATCAATTGGGATGCCTTGTTTGCCAGGGCTCTGAAGCCCCCTTTTGTGCCCACCTTAAGAGATCCCGCTGACGTTAGCAACTTTGATGAAGAGTTTACATCGCAAAAGCCCATCCTTACTCCTCCAGAGGAGGCTTCTCTCCTAACCCGTAAGGAGCAGACTGTATTCAAGGACTTTGACTTTGTCTCCAGACACCTTTTAGATGTTTGA
- the SET gene encoding protein SET yields the protein MSAPAAKVSKKELNSNHDGADETSEKEQQEAIEHIDEVQNEIDRLNEQASEEILKVEQKYNKLRQPFFQKRSELIAKIPNFWVTTFVNHPQVSALLGEEDEEALHYLTRVEVTEFEDIKSGYRIDFYFDENPYFENKVLSKEFHLNESGDPSSKSTEIKWKSGKDLTKRSSQTQNKASRKRQHEEPESFFTWFTDHSDAGADELGEVIKDDIWPNPLQYYLVPDMDDEEGEGEEDDDDDEEEEGLEDIDEEGDEDEGEEDEDDDEGEEGEEDEGEDD from the exons aaaaagagcAACAGGAAGCAATTGAACACATTGATGAAGTACAGAATGAAATAGACAG ACTGAATGAACAAGCCAGTGAGGAAATTTTGAAAGTAGAACAGAAATACAACAAACTCCGCCAACCATTCTTCCAGAAGAGGTCAGAATTGATCGCCAAAATCCCGAATTTCTGGGTAACAACATTTGTCAACCACCCACAAG TATCTGCACTGCTGGGAGAAGAAGATGAGGAAGCACTGCATTATTTGACCAGAGTTGAAGTGACAGAATTTGAAGACATCAAATCAGGTTACAGAATAGATTTT TATTTTGATGAGAATCCgtactttgaaaataaagttcTCTCCAAAGAGTTTCACCTCAATGAAAGCGGAGACCCATCTTCAAAATCAACCGAGATCAAATGGAAATCTGGGAAG gacCTGACAAAACGTTCAAGCCAGACACAGAACAAAGCCAGTAGGAAGAGGCAGCATGAAGAGCCAGAAAGTTTCTTTACCTGGTTCACTGACCACTCTGATGCAGGGGCTGATGAACTAGGAGAAGTCATCAAGGATGATATCTGGCCAAATCCGCTACAGTACTACTTG GTTCCTGATATGGATGATGaagaaggggagggagaggaggatgatgatgatgatgaagaggaagaaggattGGAGGATATTGATGAAGAAGGAGATGAAGATGAGggggaggaagatgaagatgatgatgagggagaggaaggagag GAGGATGAAGGAGAAGATGACTAA